A stretch of Campylobacter volucris DNA encodes these proteins:
- a CDS encoding DUF7488 domain-containing protein: protein MKIVVCLFALVGVLFAIPRPSFNDFLACYQKNKASMLIYEGLPAFALNENTLAVVKTKNGKLNNYTKYDPFLNLYLVKTDFSLIPAPMGDEEELTRNSWVGILDDNQTYIGHLKYFGQSLTERDQLDFTTKIGELNSPCCKMLGITLDDGKLIGNRYLKHFMKYPDVYWGDIGVDFEIRDGRIYVKNVRKNGQFLLNDEIIGVDGQNYNDIRKLNEKILFADRGSTLYFNVLRDNDDLNISTVVFDKDLGIFAKPKKVVPPKPTSFYSNFGLRVDTKMNVIEVTPNSKAQMAGFLKGDKILRVNNQKMKNMDEFKDILLGASSFDILVSRKATSIPSAQNNELEQIKQGYFDFFIRLTK from the coding sequence ATGAAAATTGTAGTATGTCTTTTTGCATTGGTTGGGGTTTTATTTGCTATCCCAAGACCAAGTTTTAATGACTTTTTAGCGTGTTATCAAAAAAATAAAGCAAGTATGCTAATTTATGAAGGCTTACCTGCTTTTGCTTTAAATGAAAATACCCTAGCAGTGGTAAAAACAAAAAATGGAAAATTAAACAATTATACAAAATATGATCCATTTTTAAATTTGTATTTAGTGAAAACAGATTTTAGTTTAATCCCTGCTCCTATGGGCGATGAAGAAGAACTTACGCGTAATAGCTGGGTGGGAATTTTAGATGATAATCAAACTTACATAGGACATTTGAAGTATTTTGGTCAAAGCTTAACCGAGCGTGATCAGCTTGATTTTACTACTAAAATAGGCGAGTTGAATTCTCCTTGTTGTAAAATGCTAGGTATCACTTTAGATGATGGTAAGTTGATTGGTAATCGTTATTTAAAGCATTTTATGAAATATCCTGATGTATATTGGGGAGATATCGGGGTAGATTTTGAAATACGCGATGGTAGAATTTATGTAAAAAATGTGCGTAAAAATGGACAATTTTTACTTAATGATGAGATTATAGGTGTTGATGGGCAAAATTATAATGATATAAGAAAGTTAAATGAGAAAATTTTATTTGCTGATCGTGGGAGCACTTTGTATTTTAATGTATTAAGAGATAATGATGATTTAAACATATCTACTGTTGTTTTTGATAAAGATTTGGGAATTTTTGCAAAACCAAAAAAAGTAGTGCCACCCAAACCGACTTCTTTTTATTCTAATTTTGGCTTACGCGTAGATACTAAGATGAATGTTATAGAAGTAACTCCAAATTCAAAAGCTCAAATGGCTGGATTTTTAAAAGGCGATAAAATATTAAGAGTAAATAACCAAAAAATGAAAAATATGGATGAATTTAAAGATATTCTTTTAGGGGCAAGTTCTTTTGATATTTTAGTTTCAAGGAAAGCTACTAGCATTCCATCAGCTCAAAATAACGAACTTGAGCAAATAAAACAAGGATATTTTGACTTTTTTATAAGGCTTACTAAGTGA
- a CDS encoding geranyl diphosphate synthase / farnesyl diphosphate synthase codes for MLEKFKKHLEQNFPKVQSFHPFFNEALAWMLEAGGKHFRAQLLLGIVEAKAPKLFLPALDAALAIEFIHTYSLIHDDLPAMDDASLRRGKQTLHKKYDETTAILVGDALNTEAFLLLSRLNLKDEIKVKLVQTLAFNAGINGMIIGQAIDCYFEGKALNLEQVEFLHIHKTARLIAASLKMGCEICELSQEDSEKIYQIGLKLGLIFQINDDIIDVTLDTKEAGKPTHNDVNKNSFVNLLGLENAIKTKDEMLKKTQEQIEQLDIDIAQMLKKMIQMYL; via the coding sequence ATCTTAGAAAAATTCAAAAAGCACTTAGAGCAAAATTTTCCTAAAGTCCAAAGCTTTCATCCTTTTTTTAATGAAGCTTTAGCGTGGATGTTAGAAGCTGGAGGAAAGCACTTTAGGGCTCAACTTTTACTTGGTATAGTAGAAGCTAAAGCACCAAAGCTTTTTTTACCTGCACTAGATGCAGCTTTGGCTATAGAATTTATACATACTTATTCTTTAATACATGATGATTTACCTGCTATGGACGATGCGTCTTTGCGTAGGGGTAAGCAAACTTTGCATAAAAAATACGATGAAACTACGGCTATTTTAGTTGGAGATGCACTAAATACTGAAGCTTTTTTACTACTTTCAAGATTAAATTTAAAAGATGAGATAAAAGTTAAACTAGTTCAAACCTTAGCTTTTAATGCAGGAATTAATGGTATGATAATAGGTCAGGCTATTGATTGTTATTTTGAAGGAAAAGCTTTAAATTTAGAGCAGGTTGAATTTTTGCATATACATAAAACTGCAAGATTAATAGCAGCTAGTTTAAAAATGGGTTGTGAAATTTGTGAGTTAAGCCAAGAAGATAGTGAAAAAATATACCAAATAGGATTAAAGTTAGGGCTTATTTTTCAAATTAATGATGATATTATCGATGTGACTTTAGACACAAAAGAAGCAGGTAAACCAACTCATAATGATGTAAATAAAAATTCTTTTGTGAATTTGTTAGGATTAGAAAATGCCATAAAAACAAAAGATGAGATGTTAAAAAAGACTCAAGAACAAATAGAACAACTAGATATAGACATAGCACAAATGCTTAAAAAAATGATTCAAATGTATTTATAA
- the tkt gene encoding transketolase produces MDKQKDKAILQKQADTLRFLCADMVQKANSGHPGAPLGLADIMSVLSRHLVHNPKDPTWLNRDRLVFSGGHASALLYSFLHLSGYDISLEDLKNFRQLHSKTPGHPEIFTPGVEIATGPLGQGVANAVGFAMAAKKASLLLGEDIINHKVYCLCGDGDLQEGISYEACSLAGLHKLDNLIIIYDSNNISIEGDVSIAFDENIKERFRAQNFEVLEIDGHDFEQIDLALKTAKQSQKPCLIIAHTKIAKGALELEGSHHSHGAPLGEELIKKAKTALGFDPQKTFEVAEDVKIYFSGAIEVGDLAQAKWNQKVQNLDESKKALLKELLEPDFSKINFPDFKGKDVATRDSNGLILNEIAKALPGFLGGSADLGPSNKTELKDMGDFPHGKNIHFGIREHAMAAISNAFARYGLFLPFCATFFIFSEYLKPAARIAALMKIKHFFIFTHDSIGVGEDGPTHQPIEQLSTFRAMPNSLTFRVGDGVENVKAWQIALKTNMPSVFVLSRQKLSALSEPIFGDVENGAYLLEENTNAKFTLLASGSEVALCLKTAKILKEKGVSVNVVSMPCYELFVKQEKVYKDRILQGKVIGVEAANSNELYRFCDEVYGIESFGESGKDKDVFEHFGFSEEKLSSYVLSLANGN; encoded by the coding sequence ATGGATAAGCAAAAAGATAAAGCGATATTGCAAAAACAAGCAGATACTTTAAGGTTTTTATGTGCAGATATGGTGCAAAAAGCAAATTCAGGTCATCCAGGAGCACCTTTGGGTTTAGCTGATATCATGAGCGTTTTAAGCAGACATTTAGTGCATAATCCAAAAGATCCAACTTGGTTAAATAGGGACAGATTAGTCTTTTCAGGTGGTCATGCTAGTGCATTGCTTTATAGCTTTTTACATTTGAGTGGATATGATATAAGCTTAGAAGATTTAAAAAATTTCAGACAATTACACTCTAAAACCCCAGGTCATCCAGAAATTTTCACACCAGGAGTAGAAATAGCCACAGGGCCTTTAGGACAAGGTGTAGCAAATGCAGTTGGTTTTGCTATGGCGGCTAAAAAAGCAAGTTTGCTTTTGGGCGAAGATATTATTAATCATAAGGTTTATTGTTTATGTGGTGATGGAGATTTACAAGAAGGAATTTCTTATGAGGCTTGTTCTTTAGCAGGACTTCATAAACTTGATAATCTAATCATCATTTATGATAGCAATAACATCTCTATCGAAGGTGATGTAAGCATTGCTTTTGATGAAAATATTAAAGAGCGTTTTAGAGCACAAAATTTTGAAGTGCTTGAGATAGATGGGCATGATTTTGAACAAATTGATTTAGCACTTAAAACAGCTAAACAAAGTCAAAAGCCTTGTCTTATTATAGCACACACTAAGATAGCAAAAGGAGCTTTAGAGCTTGAAGGAAGTCATCATTCTCATGGAGCGCCTTTAGGCGAAGAGCTTATAAAAAAAGCAAAAACTGCTTTAGGTTTTGATCCACAAAAAACATTTGAAGTCGCTGAAGATGTGAAAATTTATTTTAGCGGGGCGATTGAAGTTGGTGATTTAGCTCAAGCTAAGTGGAATCAAAAGGTGCAAAATTTAGACGAAAGCAAAAAAGCATTGTTAAAAGAATTATTAGAGCCTGATTTTAGCAAGATTAATTTTCCTGATTTTAAAGGTAAAGATGTAGCTACTAGAGATAGTAATGGTCTTATTTTAAATGAAATTGCCAAGGCTTTACCAGGATTTTTAGGCGGAAGTGCGGATTTGGGACCATCAAACAAAACAGAGCTTAAAGATATGGGAGATTTCCCACATGGTAAAAATATACATTTTGGCATAAGAGAACATGCGATGGCTGCTATATCTAATGCTTTTGCAAGATATGGTTTGTTTTTGCCATTTTGTGCTACATTTTTTATATTTAGCGAGTATTTAAAACCAGCAGCAAGAATAGCAGCTTTGATGAAGATAAAACACTTTTTTATTTTTACTCACGATAGCATAGGAGTTGGCGAAGATGGCCCAACTCATCAACCTATAGAACAGCTTAGCACTTTTAGAGCTATGCCAAATTCATTGACTTTTAGAGTGGGTGATGGGGTTGAAAATGTCAAAGCATGGCAAATCGCACTTAAAACTAATATGCCTAGTGTTTTTGTGTTGTCGCGTCAAAAGTTAAGCGCTTTAAGTGAGCCAATTTTTGGAGATGTTGAAAATGGAGCATATTTGCTAGAAGAAAATACAAATGCAAAATTCACACTTTTAGCAAGCGGTAGTGAAGTAGCATTATGCTTAAAAACAGCAAAAATTTTAAAAGAAAAAGGCGTGAGTGTTAATGTAGTATCTATGCCTTGTTATGAATTGTTTGTCAAACAAGAAAAGGTTTATAAAGATAGAATTTTACAAGGTAAGGTTATAGGTGTAGAAGCTGCAAATTCAAATGAACTTTATAGATTTTGCGATGAGGTTTATGGTATAGAGAGTTTTGGGGAAAGCGGTAAGGATAAAGATGTATTTGAGCATTTTGGATTTAGTGAGGAAAAATTAAGCTCTTATGTTTTAAGTTTAGCTAATGGAAATTAA